In Lotus japonicus ecotype B-129 chromosome 5, LjGifu_v1.2, one genomic interval encodes:
- the LOC130720262 gene encoding uncharacterized protein LOC130720262 — protein sequence MKEWRKKFVAASSLEVSNAPATVHASIGESVSADPNVIVPNVIHEISVESIYVPNVEPHVETLVETTSDVNMEPSTGNPNPIVDTSELDLQIHQSALGSEPSTVCKKSVIESVHELLSFWS from the coding sequence ATGAAGgaatggaggaagaaatttgttgctgcaagttctcttgaagtctcaaatgcaccagcaactgttcatgcaagcataggtgAATCTGTAAGTGCAGATCCTAATGTTATTGTGCCTAATGTGATTCATGAGATATCAGTTGAATCTATTTATGTTCCCAATGTTGAACCTCATGTTGAGACATTAGTTGAGACTACTTCAGATGTGAATATGGAACCCTCTACTGGAAATCCAAACCCCATTGTTGACACATCTGAACTTGATCTCCAAATCCATCAATCTGCCTTGGGTTCTGAACCATCTACCGTTTGTAAGAAGTCAGTTATTGAAAGTGTTCATGAATTGTTGTCATTCTGGTCTTAG
- the LOC130719604 gene encoding protein FAR1-RELATED SEQUENCE 5-like, translating to MAEVNPISLLPQPPSPRTTISITHSMASGSVDETKGQQLMDDNGIGSSSKDFTTSILDTSDIGGELNSKPEIGMEFESIEKVREFYNSFAKKNGFGVRVRSSKPKRAVLVCCNEGQHKVKISRTEEIQDSTNQTKRKCSTIRSGCEASLIVSRGTTKSKWMIKSFNNDHNHVMVSPKSVSYMRCHKKMSVAAKSLVEKFEEEGIPTGKVAAIFNDGDSTFTNRDCWNYIRNVRRKNLDVGDAQAVFDYCKRKQVENSNFFYAIQCDEDSRMVNLFWVDARSRLSYQLFGDVITFDTTYKTNKYSMPFAPFVGLNNHSQSILYGCALLQDESEASFVWLFKTWLQAMGGKKPISIITDQDLAMKAALAKVFPESRHRLCLWHIIKKFPEKLAHIYHKQSIFKRDMKRCIRVHIAFKVLKKNGCA from the exons ATGGCGGAGGTGAATCCTATTTCTCTGCTGCCGCAACCTCCTTCGCCAAGGACTACTATCTCAATCACTCATTCTATGGCTTCAGGTTCCGTTGATGAAACAAAG GGACAACAACTAATGGATGATAATGGTATTGGTTCATCTAGTAAGGATTTTACAACTAGTATACTGGATACTTCAGATATAGGTGGGGAATTGAATAGCAAACCTGAAATTGGGATGGAATTTGAGTCCATTGAAAAGGTTAGAGAATTTTATAATTCTTTTGCTAAGAAGAATGGTTTTGGAGTACGTGTTCGTTCAAGTAAACCAAAGAGAGCAGTTTTGGTATGTTGCAATGAAGGTCAACATAAAGTGAAGATCTCAAGAACTGAAGAAATTCAAGATAGCACTAATCAAACTAAAAGAAAGTGCTCAACTATCCGAAGTGGTTGTGAGGCTTCACTTATTGTTTCAAGAGGCACAACCAAAAGTAAGTGGATGATAAAGTCTTTTAACAATGATCATAATCATGTCATGGTTAGTCCCAAAAGTGTGTCCTATATGAGGTGCCATAAAAAGATGAGTGTAGCAGCAAAGAGTCTTGTTGAAAAATTTGAAGAAGAAGGCATACCGACTGGAAAGGTTGCTGCAATTTTTAATGATGGTGACTCAACTTTCACTAATAGGGATTGTTGGAATTACATTAGAAATGTTCGGAGAAAGAATTTAGATGTTGGAGATGCTCAAGCTGTTTTCGATTATTGTAAACGGAAACAAGTAGAAAATTCTAACTTTTTCTATGCAATCCAATGTGATGAAGATTCTCGGATGGTGAACTTGTTTTGGGTGGATGCTAGATCACGATTATCTTACCAACTCTTTGGGGATGTCATCACTTTTGATACCACTTATAAAACTAATAAGTATAGTATGCCGTTTGCTCCATTTGTTGGGTTGAATAATCACTCTCAGTCTATTTTATATGGTTGTGCTTTACTACAAGATGAATCAGAGGCTTCTTTTGTGTGGTTGTTTAAAACATGGCTTCAAGCAATGGGTGGAAAAAAACCTATATCTATCATAACTGATCAAGATTTAGCTATGAAAGCTGCTTTGGCAAAAGTCTTTCCAGAAAGCCGTCACCGCCTGTGTTTGTGGCATATTATAAAGAAGTTTCCTGAGAAGTTAGCTCACATATATCACAAACAATCTATTTTCAAGCGAGATATGAAAAGATGCATTCGAGTTCACATAGCATTCAAAGTTTTGAAGAAGAATGGATGCGCATAA